The Archocentrus centrarchus isolate MPI-CPG fArcCen1 chromosome 12, fArcCen1, whole genome shotgun sequence nucleotide sequence CAATGAACAATATAGCTTTTCAGTAAATCTCTTTTTCAGCTACAGGAGTACTTTTTCTGGCTTTTTTGGCCTTGTGATTTACAGAAGTTATAAATTATGTATTGCACACTTTTTCCTCAGAAAATTAATGAGAAGCCTCAAGTCATTGCTGACTATGAGTGCGGGAGAGCAATCCCCAACAACCAGGTCATGGGGAAAATAGAGAGAGCAATTGGTAAGAGTgttattttttccaaaacaaaaattattattattattattattattatctcgACTCTGTGAACCACATGTTTATCTTCTACCGTGAACAGGTCTGAAGCTGCGTGGGAAAGATATTGGCCAACCCCTAGAGCCAAAATCCAAAACGAAATGAACACAAAGCCTCGAAATCAGCCCTCCCCGACCCCTTCTGCCATCTGTAACTGAAACCTGAACCCCATTCCCACCTGTGAGAACCCTGAAAAACTCTCCCTTTTTATTCCCTGCCCATCCCATCCTCCCTCTGGGCTGATCCCACCTGTGTCCTTTCTCAGGACCTGGTGTTCCACTGCAATGCAGGCTGCATAATAAGTCATCTGAAACACTCTCtccaacacacaaataaatgaatgattgaATGCGTTTTaaagcatcacaaaaaaaaaaaaagtgaaattctTTTCACCTACGTCTGCTTAGGCTTTGACATGATAAAAGTCAGATTTTTTGAAAGATGAATTCTTCATCTTCAGACTAGTTTGAGTAACGTTAATTCTGAGCATGATGTTAAACCAAAAGTGCTTGATTGCATCTTTTCAGACAGTAGGTGGATGTCATTACAgtgttgaaatgttttaatgctgtgctttgttttgatcaataaataaagtttggcAGTTCATGACTTTTTCTTGATGTGCATTTAAAGCTACTGTACTGGTTATAAAGTAACCAGTGACTTTGTGTTTCCCTTTTAAAAACCATGCTAATGCTTAATCTGGTAGCAAAGTCTTTCTAGAAGTAAATATTGGCAACTACCTTTGAAATGCCAGGGGAAGTTATGTAGAAGCGTGCTGTAATTTCAGTGGTACAAAGACATGAAAACGTCACGTaaagaatcaccagttaaatctaatttttcaaaatgctttaaaagttTGGTATCTTGGGGAATTCTGTCAAAGCTTTCCATTAACGTGCCGTATTTTTTTTGTCGTAACATGTCTGCCATGAGGAACTCCATGCTCCAGGAGCTGATGTATGTTCTAGAAGTAgtgtttgaattttaaaaactcattaGCTTCCTTCCCTTTATTATCATCTAAAAGGATTATgttgaaaaagaaacaatataTCATAGAATGTGAATGTAATACCAATATACAGCCACTAGATGTCAGAATACTTCAATAAATCTATCTCGACTGGGAACTGATATTTGGACCTACGAGTCTAAAAGGAAGACACACTAGAAACAGTTCAAATGTGTAAAGAATGAACGGACAACCCTAAAAAGGATTAgtggaataaaatggatggatagaagtTAATTGAGACACATCTGTCTAGTTTATAAAGAGTAGTCCTGGTGAAATTGTGATTtgcatttctttgtaataaCCCGTTTTCCATTATTGGTTGTTAATTTAAGGGAATTTTTTTGAAGCCGTAAAGGCTGccttatgctttttttttttatatattaatgATTCATGGACTTTTTGTTGCAGAACAGCAAAGGCATCATGGAAGGGGAAGTGCAAGTGGGACAAATTGCATTCAAGGACTTGTAGAAGGGGAAGGACTGAGGGTGGATGAAGAGTTAGTCAGTGTGAGAACTTAAAGTGGGCAAGGACAAACGTTACTCCAGCTTCCTATTTAGCTCCAGCTTAAATCAGTGTTGTGCTGGAAACGGCAGGCTGCAAGTCCTTCAACTGCTCAGCAGGAAACACCTGAAGGAAGCTGCAGCTGTGTACATGACTTATCTGGGATAGATGGCCCAAAGGAGACGCTGGGTGACATGAAGTGTTCCTGATATCTTTGTAGCTAATTAGAGACCAATGCCATCAGTAACGTTACTGTTAGATACTTAATGGGAAGAGAATAGGTGTTTCACAAATGATAAtgtttctgttcatttaaaGTCCCTGTAAACCATACATGTTGATATTATTTATACCTTTTATATTTTTCCTACTATGGTATGTCAGATGTGTCCTGTGAAAAAGCCCTATGGGCCTACAGACTTGAGGCTGGTTCTTGGCTATAGAGAAATGGAATTAACTAGCAGGCAATGTTAGCTGCCCCACATTTCCACTGACCTGTATTTGGAAATCCTCCTCAGTGTTAAGAGAACATATTCTAATACTGTAAGCGCTCTGGGATATAACATTATGAATGGATTTTTGCCTGGAAACATTTCTTTCTAAAGGCCAGGTAAGCTGCCACCAATGCGCATTAAATAGTCATCCATTCAGTAGGATGATGGTCAATATCTGCTCCATATGTTAAACCAGTGTTCTGCACCTTGCACAACCACATCAGTGCACATACCTACATGTTGTTATGCTATGATACACATAAAGCATGCTGTACTCAAATATATTTCTTGCTTTCATATTAGGTGTTTTGAGAGTATTCGAGAGtacttttttccccaccatTCAAAGTATCGTCTAGGTGGATAAATGCTAGACAGAAGATAAAGACCAGAAAGACAGTCGTGTAATAATTTTCAAAGTCAGCATAACCAGATTCCAGTTTAAACATCTAGTCCAGATCACCACAAGATAACAACAGTTACTTTTTACCTAAGTCATATTTTAGCTGAGCAGGGTCACTTTATTTATGTTTGCTTTCTAATGTCTTCTGCTAAAGGCAGCAtgcctttttttcttaaagaatTCAACCTCTTGACCGGTGTTCACAGGACAAACAAAGAAGGGGGCCTTGCTGTTGTTACCAAGGGGTTATTTAGATTCTTGCTCAACAGGCTGCTTCACAGTGTGcgtgcgggtgtgtgtgtgtgtgtgtgtgtgtgtgcactagTGAGCTAGTGAAAGGCAGAGGAAGACAGAGACTGACTGCGTTCCTGGAAATGCCATTCCATTGGTCAAAACACCATAGCAACATAGTTCCACCTATGACAAGGCAGCAGCCAGTGGTTTTGAAGGAGTGATGTGAAGCAGAAAGCTACATGGTTGGGTTGGGGGGGTGTCAGGGAGAGCAGGTGGGAGGTATTGGGTTGAAGGGGGGGAAAGTCTGGGGTCTGTTTTGGCCTGAGGCTTCAAACTGAAATTGAGATTCCACCACACGACCAACCTGTTGTGTTGATTGGTGCAGCGCACTCTGTCTTCCAGAGCAgcaaatgttttctcttttgtctGACTGGAGTTTTTGGCTCCTTTTATCCCATAATTGTTttactttatctttttttaaaattttagttttaatttacttATGATCCTTTagtcactgcaaaaaaaaagattaagttTATGTACcataaaaagtattttcataaataaatcaacatcAAAAATGAATTTGTCATCTGTATTATGGTTATGCACAATATTTACACCCAGCGACAGAAAGGCTAGGAACAATAGGAGCATTTATCAGTGACATCCTTTCCCCCTGGGGATTTTGCTCataacagtgttaattttgcACTTATTCCACAGTCTTGCATAACATACTTTGGAGTAATAGGAATTCTAATCCACAAAATACACAgagcaacataaaaaaaaacagttgtttGCTCCTGGTTTTTCATCAAAAATACCCCCTACTTCCTGTGTGACAAGACATCCTGTCaggtccattaaaaaaaaaacaaaaaaaaaaaaaacaaagcacataaaaacaaagcaagttGTGCAGCAGCctgatccatgttttcatgcggtttacaccaaattctgacccaacCATCCAAACGTCACAGCAGATAtggactcatcagatcaggcaggaTTTTTACCAATCTTCCACTGTCCAACTTTGGTGAGCTTATGTGAATTGCAGcaagtttcctgttcttagctgacagcagtggcatCCAGTGTGGTGCACCCGGTGTGGAACCTTGACACTGTAGCCCAACTGCTTCAAGAGTCGACAcagtgtgtgttcagagatactGTTGCCGTCCTAtgagcttgaagcagtctggctatcctattctgacctctggcatcaaaaagggattttctcccagagaactgctgctacaccctagagatggttgtgtgggaaaatcccagtagatcagcagtttctgaaatactcagacgaGGCCGTCTGGCACAAccaccacattcaaagtcactaaaATCACCTTTatttccccattctgatgcttggtttgaacttcagcaggtgacCACACATCTACATGCCTCAATGCATGTAGAGTAGTTGAACAaatatacctaataaagtggccagtcaTGAAAACACCCTAAACACCTTGCAGATATTCATTAGCAGCACCTACTAATAGCCTAATCATTAAAATGggcaagtacaaaaaaaaaaaaaaacattacttcaGCACACCACATCCTGCAGTGAGAAAATATATGCAGTTTATTGATAGATGCAAATAAGaggcacacacaaaataattccAATCAATAATGCATTAGTTGTGAGTTCAGGGCATGTTTTACTTCTGTTGAACATTAGAAACAGTCAGTCATGGATTAAAAACCTGCATGCAGGCTGTTCATGTGTTGCCACactggacatttaaaaaaaaaaaaatattatttataacTTGAAGCTTTCACTGTGGCTGGCATGAGACAGAAAAAAGGTCCGGCCGCTGCTGAATAACATAACCTGATAATCCACatatgaaaataaacagaaattccAGTGACTACTACAGGTTTACAACTTACAtcataaatacttttttaaCTGCTGCTCATATTCATGGCTTTTTAAGACCTGCTCGGGCTCATTCGTTTCTAATATCATCTACAAATCATTGTACAAAAATTGTTTCTGTGAAAAGCCAGTTTCACAAAGGACGAATGACAGGAAATATTTACATTAGGGTTGAGTCAATGTAACAAatacaaaagaacaaaaggcGCAGACGAACGtcaacaaacatttaaatatatgataaaaatgagcaaagggGGAAAAAGCTGGGCGTAGTAGCACAGTAGTAGCAGCGGCCTTATTATGGTGCCAGTGGTTTCGTTGACCGAGTTAACTTAAAGAAGGCTGCCTTGATCATTCCAAGTATATgcagaaaaaactaaaataaaaagtaaggaTAACCCTCCAGCATTTCTGCAGTACACTATGTGCCCATGACAAACCATGAGAGAAAAGGTGCAAGACAGTAAGCCTgcagatgacctcacatttCCATTGTCAGAGAAATTAGCCATTCGGTTTACATATGGACAAAGTTAGCTGCACATGTAAGTACGACACAGCATTACTGACACAGAATGTTATGAATTATTATCCCGTCAGCGCGTAAAAATGTCTCCACTGACAtttaataaatacacacaacacagtgcCAAACATGAACTTTGGTAAGTGTATTATTATGAATACTGTCCatattcttttttccccccggTGCATTCATCAAGATCACTTGAAAAAGAAGGATTCTAGCTCTCATAAGAATGGTATGAGATTTTACAAAAACAGTGGCATTTTCACAGATCATTTTTGATGCTAAGCTCACTGCAGCAGGATACTGTTGgtgtacataaaacaaaaacacaacagttcAGAGTGGACGGCTAGTTTAACGCATGGATCTCATGCATGAAGGAGTAGAGCAAGTTCCTCTAGAGGATCGCACCTTTGTATCCCATCCTTTGACATTATTGGTCTTCCTCACGCATAACTATGCTTTCACCCGCAAGTATTTTTCACTTTAGTGAGTAGAGCAGTTCAGCAGTATGGCAGAGGGACAGAGGGTGAGCTGAGGAGAAGTACTGACAGCACAACCAGTCCTCCAGCTCTGCGTTCCTCTCTGGCTCCAGTGAACGCTCTGCAAACTTCATCATCAGCAACGCCCTTTTCACATCGAGCCAATTAAGGAGACCCTCGTGTCGGGCTCCATCAACAAAGCCTCCACCTTGTCCGTGTCTCTCCCACTGCTGCTCCATGAGGTCCTTCCTGGGCCCCCAGAGCAAGCTCTGCAATATACGCTTGGCCTCCTGGATGTGGATGCGTTTAATGGGGTCAGGCTGGAGAAGGAGCTGAGTCAGCCTCTGGAGGCCAGCTGAATAAATGGAGACAGAGGGGATCGGAGGCAAGTCGTCACAGTGGTAGTCTTGTTCTTTCAGTGCTGGACTCACCTCAAATGGGTTTGGCTGGTGGAGGAGCTCATAGATCAAGATGCCTGTCTGGAACTCATCAAATTTGCGGTACTGGGCTGCCGAGAGGATCTCAGGCGCCAGCCTGGCGTGGTCACGTTTGATGCGAGGGTCCACACTGGTCGACGCAGCATCTTCAGATGAGCGGCGCTTGGCCTTTGCAAAGTTGCTGATCAGGAGCCGGGGAAGGTGACGCTGAGTGTCTGCACCACTACCATTACTGATGCTGTTTTCAGTCTGGTGGTTGAACTGAGCGGCCCTGCGCTGATGAGGCACCAACAACAAATTTTCTAGGCAGAGGTCACGGTGCGTGACCCCGTGCTCTTTTAAGTGTTCCAGGCCATtgcagagctgcaggaggaggaagcatACACGACGCTCGTAGACTTCTGGCTGAGTTTTGTGGAATGCCTCCCACTCCCGAACAAAgtcagctgctgtctgctgAGGGATCTCGGGAGTGATGACCACCACTCGCTCTCTGTCTTCCTGCTGGCTCTGCACAGATGTGGAGGGCTGAGGCAGTGGTGAAGCAGGTGTGGGCGACATGGAGACTTCATCAAAAGGCAACATGCTCTGGGGGACACAAGCGAGAAAGTGACCACAATCCTGCTGAAGGTTGAAGTGAGGAGGCATGCTCTGCTGCACCGACAGGCCGTAGAGATGGCCCTGTTTGGCTTCAATGCTTGGACTCTTGCAAATCTGTAGAGGTATGTACACAAAGGAAGGGAGaaagcagaaaagaagaaagggacaaagagggagggagggaggggaaaaTTCCAGAGAGATGGGAAGGGAGTGGAGCCAAGAAACATAGAAAGGAATTCTTGTTAGTTAAGTAACAAGGTCAGTGCTAATTCAGTTCCTGTTCTCTATTCATGTGAAATCAGCACCCTTGATGGTCATGTAAGCTCAATCCTCAGTTGAAAAGCTTGTGTAAAAAGAGTTTTTATGCCACAATTTGGTAAGTTGATAGCAGTACTGGACTCCaattagaataaaaataaactactATAGCCCCTCAGTGTCCATTCTCTTTCTAGAAATAGAAATTTTTAAACTTCTCAGAATTCATCAGAATTTTGAAACACCtctcattaaatttgatttatttttagtctgtgatgggaccagattttcaacaataataatatctCTTAATTTCTTAGTGATTAGGTTTAGTTAGCAGCACGCTGAAAAGCAGTACAATAAAAAGCATACTATGTAACACGGATAAACGCCGATATACAACATTATCATTACCACAGGGATGAGTTCATACCGCCTTGTGTGAATAAGTTTATCTTGGCTTTGGACAACAGAAAGGGTTTGTCTGGCTGTAAATCCTGCCTGGAATGTAAAGATTAATCAGCCCAGAGATATTAAGCAAGAGTCTGGGCACCCAGGCTGTGGCATAACACGCACAATACAAACAGCTGCTATTTTGTACAGCACTAATGACTTTGAGGGCAAAGATCAGTCCACCATCAACCACACCCTTCTTCTTGGTTGTTTACATTACATGCCTTTAAGGTTTGTGCTGTAGCGAAGCCATCCCATCTGCAGCCTTTCAACAAATACGACTACCGCCCAGTTTTAATCTCCTCATCCTGTCCTCAAACTGTCAAGTACCTGCTTAAAAGTTCAACACCCACTAGGCCAACTGCACCTTAGACAAGCGAGTTTTTAGTTGCTCTCTCTGCAGCAACCGACAGTTACGAGTAGAGCAGAGTCTGCACTTGTATGCTACATCTCTGTTACAATGTACCTATACTTATCTTCTGTACACagttctccaatctcattgtacatcctgtataatgacaataaaggcattctattctattctaacaaTACAGGTTTTACatgaaattttcatttcatttaaacgTTAGCAATTCAAGTAAATCATTATATGATAAGACAAACAATTCCCAACTAGGAATACAAGTGCACCAGGTGGTCAAAGCTTAAAGCTTACACTTAACCAAAAGTAATGGATAACCAACAGCAGTCAAAAGAATGTATAAGTGATTCAAATAATCAGTAATTATCAAAGTGATAAAATATAGCTTGCTAAAGTTTGGCCATGAGTTGAAACTATTGGTTCATATTTCAAATTAAACTGTTGAATAAATAAAGCAGCTTACCAACATTAGGAACATTTTATAAATTGTTCCAAAACATGGCTAGCTGGGAATTGTTAGCGAGCAGTATGGATTAACAGCTGAACAGCAAGATGAAGTTGAAAGCGTTCACAGTACTTATactgaataaatgaatattAATAACTGTTAAGTGGAGTATTAGTAGAAGTGGAAGAATGCTGCAAATAGTCAATACTGCTGCTTTTTTCATGTTAGATGTGTTCAAACAGCActgtggcttttattttgaagcagtCACAGGAAACAAGACAGGCTGCACGCCTGGCCCTCTTTACAGCGCCCCATTGTTATGTAGAAAAAGTACTTGGTTATCAAAAAAGGCTAATTATTCACTGAGATACCTTTATGTAAGTGACATGAGATTGTTTTTAGTTGCCCGGTTGCTCTTTTTGGGTTAATTCTGACAAAGTTCTCACAGTGTGTTTTGATGAGATTGTAAAATATGATACACAATATCTCTCACATGCAAATGAAGCTCAGTATTTGGGGATTACCTTTACAGCATAGGAGTTGCTGGGGTCTGAGGCACAGGCAGCAGAGTAGTACACAGCATCTCCTGCATTGCAGCTGGGCTTGTTAGATGTGAGCCTGAAGAGAGACCAGTTGCTCTCTTCAAACCTAAGTGGGTTCTTCTGTGAGCGAGTGAAGTGATCCTCACATTTTAGAGCCAGGCGCCTCAGAGACTCTGCATACAGGCCGCCCAGTTTGGAGTACACTCCTTCTCTACTGTCTATGTTACTCAGAAGGGTCTGGAGCTGCAGGCTCGAGCCGAAATTTGGTGCCGAACCCGTTTCCGAGGATGAGAACGGCACACTGAGCTGGGGAGAAGAGGAGCAAGTGATGCTGCTTCGGCAGTGTACGCCCAGTCGACCATGAGCCTTGACTGGCTCGTCCAGCGTCCGGGATCTCAATGGTCGAGCTAGGGGTGTGTGACAACGTTCCAGAGACTCATTGGAGGAGAAAATGGGCCGAGTGTCAACGGGGCTGGATGGTAAACTGGATCGGGAACTGACATCTGCAGTTCGACACACGTTGCTCTCTGAGCCGGTAAACGGGAGGCGCGGGTATGCGCGAATGGAAGGTTTTCCGTTTGCACCATCAGGAGCTGACACAGTGCGGCTGGCCATTTTTTTCTCTGGGAGTGGAGGCGGCTGGCTACTTAGGCTGTTAACGGAGGGAGGGTTAGGAGAGCCTGGAGCTGAAGCCGCTGGACTTCTAGGAAACGGAGAAGAACAAGACATTCGTGTAGCATCCCGAGACCCtaggaaggaagaaaaataatGTTACAAGGTCTGCCAATAAGTTACTGCAAATTAAAGTACGGTGAAACTCAGACACATAAATGATGTAACACAAACTGTCAACTTGGGAATTACAAGCtcccacatgcacacaaactaaTACAGAAAGAAGCAGACAGCAGTGTCTACTGGCAGTCTATCTTTTTCCTGCCTTTATGGATTCACACACTATATCCTCTGTGTCTCAGCGTCCTTGTAAGTTAATTTTCTTCAACAGCATTCATGACAGAATATTCCCAGGTGACAGCTGTGAATCTGATTTATCTACTACGCCCTTTCTGTCACTGCGTACTGCTCAGCCTTAACTCATACCTCgcttcctcaaaaaaaaaaaaagaaaaaggaaatttCCACAATCCTGGGTCCAAGGTGACAGTCAAAACTTCCATCCAATTATGAACCATTCGTCAATTAAAGACTTAAACTTGGAACTTGACACTACACCAAAGAAGACTGAAGATACTGAGATAATTGTACGGTGCAGTCTTCAATAACTGCTTTCACGGTGGGGAGAAGATtgtaaaggggggaaaaaaaaaaaaccctaggATGTAGCCAAGCCCTTTTTCCCCTCGTTATCAGAGTCCATAATTATCTTTTCAAACAACATTGCCCAGGAAGTTAGAGCAATTACAAGTGTCTGAGCGCCACCAAGGTTTAAAGCTGATATGTGAAGGATGACAACAATTTCCAAACCAAGGACACATTCCTCTCATTCTGAGCCACGTCTCAGGTTTGAAGACTGCGGGAAGCATGAACTAATGAACCCGTCACAACAAACGTACATGTGTGCTGGACGAAAGATGAATGAGAGATAAGCTGACAGCCACTAACTGTAAATCCCTGCAGAGCTTCCTTTCCTCCTTTCGGTGTTGTCACTCAGGTTAACTCTGAACAAAGTTCACCTTTATGGTTAACACTCGTAAAAGAGCAAAACAACTTCCGTGGATACCCAAGTGTACATGTCAGTAAAATTCCCCAACATTGCCATATATACATATAGTGCATGTTTCTGTTGGATTAAATTAATGtgtaccactttttttttttttttaaatccccttAACTGGAACAGGTTCAGCATGAGCTGCTTACCAGCGTCAGTGGCAGTCAGGTTGTCAGTGGAGGCAGTTGATAGGCTGGAATTGCTCAGGATCCGGAAAGAAGAAGTAGGGCTCTCTACTGACCCTTGTTGGGTGCAGCGATCCAGCTCCATGTTGCTGCCACTCATTTTACCCACTCTGTAATGGGGAAAACATCAAAGCAGGGATAATGTTATACGAATTGAATTTCGTGCACGTTTTTTTTTCCCGTCTCCACTGCGGTCTCTCCAGCCTGCTGCAGTGTCTCGACGCAGTTAGTC carries:
- the prag1 gene encoding inactive tyrosine-protein kinase PRAG1, translating into MSACNDFAEHVWKPGSCKNCFHPLSAHKTVGVLDGGAPAACLKSSPGGDEEVGLTAPSPYSKPTIAVKPTMMSLDTSDAADVNMNIEQEENTKSPSERLHMKQLLDLSPLYIDSSSCNKAHREAVLSPDAKKDCNNSFSLTPLNPNILPTDSKITSNIYVTQEEGRSSQSLKKNANEDSCRQQNNVAAMRTISTFNGNVVTAGSNYQASHQAAVEIPLSVDIVPTSPVTAHSNGMSSGSTAAITKKTSSTSTTSSVDFTSPNSHRPVLSKQYSLSDSSCSYRSSTDSLPGPEGSRDRKDSSRSLQSPPAVGSPRSTPISPSGQKNSEPIYAESTKKKRRQQENGLQSQPESPNQTTESLSSEHELSGESQRATITVMAAHTENNRTFYLSSPDSAVSTQCHFSPTARKDQSSPAFRWPSPSHSIVSLATEVGYAPSLHPKPQSSPPIPPKRSTRSPKLGTSSLSPSMSSPVPLPELPKLLTSSLSPSVSSPVPLTELPMLFFVSTKEGLKVTTENQSTASERWHKPHHHSSGWNGRIEEEEEEEERDRKETEKKKLAASPEATSRVTAVVNGAAVWKEARDSKAHSGPPPMTEPGTAPPAATNNGAYQGETKGNGAEAEGKHNGSMPAKQPLHGGSLEPLAAGKGATSNDPNPPPPPPKKLHRVGKMSGSNMELDRCTQQGSVESPTSSFRILSNSSLSTASTDNLTATDAGSRDATRMSCSSPFPRSPAASAPGSPNPPSVNSLSSQPPPLPEKKMASRTVSAPDGANGKPSIRAYPRLPFTGSESNVCRTADVSSRSSLPSSPVDTRPIFSSNESLERCHTPLARPLRSRTLDEPVKAHGRLGVHCRSSITCSSSPQLSVPFSSSETGSAPNFGSSLQLQTLLSNIDSREGVYSKLGGLYAESLRRLALKCEDHFTRSQKNPLRFEESNWSLFRLTSNKPSCNAGDAVYYSAACASDPSNSYAVKICKSPSIEAKQGHLYGLSVQQSMPPHFNLQQDCGHFLACVPQSMLPFDEVSMSPTPASPLPQPSTSVQSQQEDRERVVVITPEIPQQTAADFVREWEAFHKTQPEVYERRVCFLLLQLCNGLEHLKEHGVTHRDLCLENLLLVPHQRRAAQFNHQTENSISNGSGADTQRHLPRLLISNFAKAKRRSSEDAASTSVDPRIKRDHARLAPEILSAAQYRKFDEFQTGILIYELLHQPNPFEVSPALKEQDYHCDDLPPIPSVSIYSAGLQRLTQLLLQPDPIKRIHIQEAKRILQSLLWGPRKDLMEQQWERHGQGGGFVDGARHEGLLNWLDVKRALLMMKFAERSLEPERNAELEDWLCCQYFSSAHPLSLCHTAELLYSLK